The sequence GCGTTTGTAATGGCTTCTAAAACCTCTGGTACAAGGCTGTCACTAATAGCCACCTCAATTTTTACTTTTGCAACAAGACTGACGTAATATTCTGCACCACGATAAATTTCCGTCTGTCCTTTTTGACGACCAAAACCCCTCACCTCAGAGATGGTAAGACCTTGAATACCTAATTGCGTCAGGGCTTCGCGCACATCATCTAATTTAAAGGGTTTTATAATGGCAGTTATCAATTTCACGATACCGGGCCCTCTATTTATCACCTTAATAGGACATGCACATTATCAGATAAAATCGTATCACTATCGCAACAATATAAGCAAGCCTTTCTTTTATCTTTAAGGAAGAGTAGGAAAGAATATGTAAAAGAGGGACAAGAATGACCCAGCATTATGATGTCTGTATTAACGGCGCGGGACCAATTGGCGCAACCTTAGCCTGCTTGCTTGCTCAAGCAGGCATAAAAGTATTGCTCCTAGAAAGACAAGCCCTCGTAACAGCTCCTTTGGCTTCTTTAGATGGGCGTGCTTACGCTTTAACAGAAGGCTCGCGTCCTCTTTTGGAAAAAGCAGGATTATGGCAGAATCTGAAGGGTAAACCTGAACCCATCAAAATGATCCATGTTGCTGATGGCGAAGGCCGTTTTCCTAAAGCAGCCCCTAAAGTCAAATTGACTTTCACACCTGAAGATTCCCCAGAAAATCTCCCTTTCGGATGGATGGTGGAAGCTAATAATCTGTTAGCCTCTATTGGTCTGACACTGCAAAACCACCCCTCCATTCGGGTTTGTACCTCTATTACGGGGCAATTTGATTTCCACAAAGATCATGTTTCAGTCACGCTTAATTCTGGCGAGACATTAACAGCAAATCTTGCGATTGCAGCAGATGGACGCCGATCCGAACTTCGCAAACAGGTAGGCATTAGTTTAACCTCCCTTCCCTATCATAAGTCCGCTTTAGTTGCGTTATTGGCTCATGAACAACCTCATCATGGCGCTGCTCTTGAGAATTTTTTGCCGCAAGGGCCTTTTGCACGCCTTCCTCTTCCACCAACAGCCGAACATCCTCACCGTTCTGCCATTGTGTGGACAGATCGCCCAGAGCGAATTGAACTTTTTAAAAATCTTTCAAATTCATCATTTGAAGATAATGTTCAAAGCCGGCTAGCAGGAGAAACATTAGGCAAACTTCAATTAATCGGCAGGAAATGGATTTACCCTCTTTCCTCTCAATATGCCCATCGTTATACAGCGCCACGACTTATTCTTATTGGCGATGCTGCTCATGGGCTACACCCTGTTGCAGGACAAGGTATGAATTTAGGGTTTCGCGATGTAAGGCTTTTGACAACTCTTTTAACCGAAGCCTTTCAAAATAAAAAAGATTTAGGAGACAAAGATCTTCTCGCCCATTATCAACGTATAACTCGACCCAATAACCTTGCCATGCTTGCTGGGTGTGATCTTATGGAAAGACTTTTCAGCAATGACAAATTTATCATTCGCCAAGCGCGGATTTTAGGGCTTAAATTCTTGGGGGACGACCTCATTTAAGACAATCTTTTGTCAAACAAGCAATGGGACTTTAAGAGATTATATATGCGTTATAGTCACTGTACTCCGACTAACAGCACAGCTCTCTCTCAATTCTGGTCTCAAGTACAGGCGCAGGCATGTGGTTGTCCTGACCCTCTCATCAGTGATCTTTATGCTGTTAATATATGTGACCACATTGATTTTCCCTCGGCGCTTGCGTCTCTTTTAGGGGCAAAATTAGCAGATCGCTCTATGACAGAGAGCACATTAAACCGATTGGTTGCAAAATGCCTGGAAGATAACCCAGCAATTATTGAAGCAGCTCGTACTGATATGTTGGCAACTTATGAGCGCGACCCTGCTTGCACTGATTTTGTTACACCCTTTTTATTTTTTAAAGGCTGGCATGCCTTGCAAGCATATCGCATCGCTCATCATTTATGGCTAAATGGCCGACGCCCCTTAGCCTATCATGTGCAAAGCCGAATTAATGAGCGCTTTGGCATTGATATTCACCCGGGAGCCACAATTGGCCAAGGACTAACTATTGACCATGGCACAGGCATCGTTATCGGAGAGACCTGTATTATTGAAGATGATGTTTCGATCTTCCAAGGCGTTACTTTAGGCGGCACCGGCAAAAGTGACGGCAATCGTCACCC comes from Aristophania vespae and encodes:
- a CDS encoding FAD-dependent monooxygenase, whose protein sequence is MTQHYDVCINGAGPIGATLACLLAQAGIKVLLLERQALVTAPLASLDGRAYALTEGSRPLLEKAGLWQNLKGKPEPIKMIHVADGEGRFPKAAPKVKLTFTPEDSPENLPFGWMVEANNLLASIGLTLQNHPSIRVCTSITGQFDFHKDHVSVTLNSGETLTANLAIAADGRRSELRKQVGISLTSLPYHKSALVALLAHEQPHHGAALENFLPQGPFARLPLPPTAEHPHRSAIVWTDRPERIELFKNLSNSSFEDNVQSRLAGETLGKLQLIGRKWIYPLSSQYAHRYTAPRLILIGDAAHGLHPVAGQGMNLGFRDVRLLTTLLTEAFQNKKDLGDKDLLAHYQRITRPNNLAMLAGCDLMERLFSNDKFIIRQARILGLKFLGDDLI
- a CDS encoding P-II family nitrogen regulator gives rise to the protein MKLITAIIKPFKLDDVREALTQLGIQGLTISEVRGFGRQKGQTEIYRGAEYYVSLVAKVKIEVAISDSLVPEVLEAITNAARTGRIGDGKIMVTPLEHIIRIRTGESGEGAL
- the cysE gene encoding serine O-acetyltransferase: MRYSHCTPTNSTALSQFWSQVQAQACGCPDPLISDLYAVNICDHIDFPSALASLLGAKLADRSMTESTLNRLVAKCLEDNPAIIEAARTDMLATYERDPACTDFVTPFLFFKGWHALQAYRIAHHLWLNGRRPLAYHVQSRINERFGIDIHPGATIGQGLTIDHGTGIVIGETCIIEDDVSIFQGVTLGGTGKSDGNRHPIIRQGAMIGAGAKILGRLEVGAYARIGAASVVLEDIPAYATAVGNPVRIVKKTLPK